A genome region from Geoalkalibacter ferrihydriticus DSM 17813 includes the following:
- a CDS encoding RDD family protein — translation MTLTCPECGLSRDIPQERLPARAARVKCPRCTAVFSYPGASVQTGENTGNEESSLKAVKLTESAAPDTDNRALRPKAGFWMRGVAALIDGMLISLVQMVLGGFLGWAGQLTFGPGSETTHLLVLTLALFNFVLWQTYKVFFTGYCGQTPGKMALRIQVIRHDGASVGFMRAFVREVVGKFISGILFGLGFLMVAFDAQKQGLHDRLATTYVIKL, via the coding sequence ATGACACTGACCTGTCCCGAGTGCGGCTTGAGCCGCGACATTCCGCAGGAGCGCCTGCCCGCGCGCGCGGCGCGCGTGAAATGTCCCCGCTGCACGGCGGTATTTTCCTATCCGGGCGCCTCGGTGCAAACGGGCGAAAACACCGGCAACGAAGAATCCTCGCTCAAAGCTGTTAAGCTTACAGAAAGCGCCGCGCCGGACACGGACAATCGCGCGCTGCGCCCCAAAGCGGGCTTCTGGATGCGCGGCGTGGCGGCCCTTATCGACGGAATGCTCATCAGCCTGGTGCAGATGGTGTTAGGCGGCTTTCTTGGCTGGGCCGGACAGCTAACCTTTGGCCCCGGCAGCGAAACCACCCACTTGTTGGTGCTGACCCTGGCCCTGTTCAACTTTGTGCTGTGGCAGACCTACAAAGTGTTTTTCACCGGCTACTGCGGACAGACGCCCGGCAAGATGGCCTTGCGCATTCAGGTCATCCGCCATGACGGCGCCTCGGTAGGATTTATGCGTGCCTTCGTCCGGGAAGTGGTCGGCAAGTTCATTTCAGGAATTCTTTTTGGCCTGGGCTTTCTCATGGTGGCCTTCGACGCTCAAAAGCAGGGACTGCACGATCGCCTGGCCACGACCTACGTCATCAAACTTTAG
- the argH gene encoding argininosuccinate lyase, with the protein MAQDKLWGGRFSQPTDKFVEEFTASITFDQRMYRYDIQGSIAHARMLARQNIIAQTEAEQIIAGLEEILAEIEAGRFEFKVSLEDIHMNIESRLIERIGPVGGKLHTARSRNDQVALDVRLYLRDELKAIARYLDSLQDAALGQAEANLAVIMPGYTHLQTAQPVLFAHHMLAYYEMFRRDAGRLADVAKRLNELPLGAGALAGTTFPIDREYVAEQLGFDGVTRNSLDSVSDRDFALEFCSAAAILMMHLSRLSEELILWSSADFNFIELTDAFCTGSSIMPQKKNPDVPELVRGKTGRVYGNLISLLTLMKALPLAYNKDMQEDKEPLFDTIDTVKGSLKIFADMIAQMRVKAEPMRIAAARGFSTATDVADYVVRKGLPFRQAHEVVGKTVRYCIEQGKDIPELTLEEFQQFSPLIEADIYDYVTLEASVNARRATGGTARQAVTREIKRAREERQAQP; encoded by the coding sequence ATGGCACAGGATAAACTCTGGGGCGGACGCTTCAGCCAGCCCACCGACAAGTTCGTCGAAGAATTCACCGCCTCCATCACCTTTGACCAGCGCATGTACCGCTACGACATTCAGGGTTCCATCGCTCATGCGCGCATGCTGGCCCGGCAAAACATCATCGCTCAAACCGAAGCCGAGCAGATCATCGCCGGCCTCGAAGAAATTCTCGCCGAAATCGAGGCGGGCCGGTTTGAATTCAAGGTCAGCCTTGAAGACATCCACATGAACATCGAATCGCGCCTCATTGAGCGCATCGGCCCCGTTGGGGGCAAGCTGCACACCGCTCGTTCACGTAACGACCAGGTGGCCCTTGACGTTCGCCTTTACCTGCGCGATGAGCTCAAGGCCATCGCACGCTATCTTGACAGCCTGCAGGACGCGGCACTCGGGCAGGCCGAAGCCAACCTCGCCGTCATCATGCCCGGTTATACCCACCTGCAAACCGCCCAGCCGGTGCTTTTCGCCCACCACATGCTGGCCTATTATGAAATGTTCCGGCGCGACGCGGGACGTCTTGCCGATGTCGCCAAACGGCTCAACGAATTGCCCCTCGGCGCCGGCGCCCTGGCAGGAACCACCTTTCCCATCGACCGGGAGTACGTCGCCGAACAACTCGGCTTTGACGGGGTGACGCGCAACAGTCTCGATTCGGTCTCCGACCGCGATTTCGCCCTCGAATTCTGCTCTGCCGCCGCGATTCTCATGATGCACCTCTCGCGTCTCTCGGAGGAGCTGATCCTGTGGTCTTCGGCTGATTTCAACTTCATCGAGCTGACGGACGCTTTCTGCACCGGCAGCTCGATCATGCCACAGAAGAAAAATCCCGACGTTCCCGAACTGGTGCGCGGCAAGACCGGGCGCGTCTACGGCAATCTGATCAGCCTGCTGACCCTGATGAAAGCCCTGCCCCTGGCCTACAACAAAGACATGCAGGAAGATAAGGAGCCGCTGTTCGACACCATCGACACGGTCAAGGGCAGCCTCAAGATTTTTGCCGACATGATCGCGCAGATGCGGGTTAAGGCCGAGCCCATGCGCATCGCCGCGGCACGCGGGTTCTCCACCGCCACCGACGTCGCCGACTATGTGGTGCGCAAGGGTTTGCCCTTTCGCCAGGCTCATGAAGTGGTGGGCAAGACGGTGCGCTACTGTATCGAGCAGGGCAAGGATATCCCTGAGCTGACCCTGGAGGAGTTCCAACAGTTTTCGCCGCTCATCGAAGCCGACATCTACGACTACGTTACCCTCGAAGCCTCGGTTAACGCCCGCCGCGCCACAGGCGGCACCGCGCGCCAAGCGGTAACGCGCGAAATCAAGCGGGCCCGTGAG
- a CDS encoding argininosuccinate synthase: MSKKGSVNKVVLAYSGGLDTSIILKWLVEEYGCEVIAYSADLGQGEELDNIPEKAKKTGASTCHILDLKEEFARDFVFPMFRANAIYEGRYFLGTSIARPLIAKAQMDIAAQEGADSVSHGATGKGNDQVRFELAYYHFDPAIKVIAPWREWDLKSRTALEEYARKHGIPVPTSKKFPWSSDRNLLHISFEGDILENPWAEAPEEMYVLTVRPEDAPDQPEYVEIDFEKGDAVAVNGERLSPAKLLAKLNELGGKHGIGRVDLMENRYVGMKSRGVYETPGGTILEEAHRAVESITMDREVMHLRDSLVPRYAEMIYNGYWFAPERKVLQALIDESQKTVNGKARIKLYKGHCRVVGRQSDTDSLFNVDFATFEADEVYNQADAEGFIKLNALRLRIAAIQRLAKTK; encoded by the coding sequence ATGTCCAAAAAGGGAAGCGTCAACAAGGTCGTTCTGGCTTATTCAGGGGGTCTTGACACCTCGATCATTCTCAAATGGCTGGTTGAGGAATACGGTTGTGAAGTCATTGCCTATTCCGCCGACCTCGGGCAAGGCGAGGAACTTGACAACATTCCGGAAAAAGCCAAAAAAACCGGGGCTTCAACCTGCCACATCCTCGACCTCAAAGAAGAATTCGCCCGCGATTTCGTTTTCCCCATGTTCCGCGCCAATGCCATCTATGAAGGTCGCTATTTTCTCGGCACCTCCATCGCCCGGCCGCTCATCGCCAAGGCGCAAATGGACATTGCCGCCCAGGAAGGGGCCGACTCCGTCTCCCATGGCGCCACCGGCAAGGGCAACGATCAGGTGCGCTTCGAGCTGGCCTACTACCATTTCGATCCGGCGATCAAGGTCATAGCTCCCTGGCGCGAGTGGGATCTCAAGAGCCGCACCGCCTTGGAGGAATATGCGCGCAAGCACGGCATTCCCGTGCCGACCAGCAAGAAATTTCCCTGGAGTTCGGACCGCAACCTGCTGCACATCTCCTTCGAGGGCGACATTCTCGAAAATCCCTGGGCCGAGGCCCCGGAGGAAATGTATGTACTCACCGTTCGTCCCGAGGATGCCCCGGATCAGCCGGAATATGTCGAAATCGACTTTGAAAAGGGCGATGCCGTAGCGGTCAACGGTGAGCGACTCTCGCCCGCCAAGCTCCTGGCCAAGCTCAATGAATTGGGCGGCAAGCACGGCATCGGCCGCGTCGACCTCATGGAGAACCGCTATGTCGGCATGAAGAGCCGCGGCGTCTATGAAACCCCCGGCGGAACCATTCTCGAGGAGGCCCACCGCGCGGTGGAATCCATCACCATGGACCGCGAAGTCATGCACCTGCGCGATTCGCTGGTGCCGCGCTACGCCGAGATGATCTACAACGGCTACTGGTTTGCCCCCGAGCGCAAGGTACTCCAGGCCCTCATCGACGAATCGCAGAAGACCGTCAACGGCAAGGCGCGCATCAAGCTCTACAAGGGCCATTGCCGAGTGGTCGGCCGCCAGTCGGACACTGACAGCCTGTTCAACGTCGACTTCGCCACTTTCGAGGCGGACGAAGTCTACAACCAGGCCGACGCTGAAGGCTTCATCAAGCTCAATGCCCTGCGTCTGCGCATCGCCGCCATCCAAAGACTGGCGAAAACCAAATAA
- the argF gene encoding ornithine carbamoyltransferase has translation MKKDFLCLTDWSRDELEQIFGLTRELKAKQKRGEEHHLLKGKTLGMLFEKSSTRTRVSFEVGMFQLGGHALFLSSGNTQMGRGEPIKDTARCMARYVDGVMIRTFSQSVVEEFAACSSVPVVNGLTDLYHPCQVMADLFTVSEHRANWRELNYCWIGDGNNMANSWINAAAVFGFELRVATPDTYRPDGTVMERARKMGARISYTNSPREAARGAHVLNTDVWASMGQEAEQKEREIAFQGYQINTELLKTAAADCLVMHCLPAHRNEEITDEVIEGPHSIVFDEAENRLHVQKAILATLMQ, from the coding sequence ACCCGGGAGCTCAAGGCCAAGCAGAAGCGTGGCGAGGAGCATCACCTGCTCAAGGGCAAGACCCTCGGGATGCTTTTCGAGAAGAGTTCGACGCGCACCCGCGTGTCTTTTGAGGTCGGCATGTTTCAGTTGGGCGGCCACGCCTTGTTTTTGTCCTCGGGAAATACCCAGATGGGACGTGGCGAGCCCATCAAGGACACGGCGCGCTGTATGGCGCGCTATGTCGACGGGGTCATGATCCGCACCTTTTCCCAAAGCGTTGTTGAAGAATTCGCCGCGTGCAGCAGTGTGCCGGTGGTCAACGGCCTCACCGATCTCTACCACCCCTGCCAGGTGATGGCCGATCTGTTCACCGTCAGCGAACATCGCGCCAACTGGCGCGAGCTGAACTACTGCTGGATCGGTGACGGCAACAATATGGCCAATTCGTGGATCAATGCGGCCGCTGTGTTCGGCTTCGAACTGCGGGTGGCCACGCCCGACACCTACCGCCCCGACGGCACAGTCATGGAGCGGGCCCGCAAGATGGGGGCGCGCATCAGCTACACCAACAGCCCCCGGGAGGCGGCGCGCGGCGCCCACGTTCTCAACACCGATGTGTGGGCGAGCATGGGACAGGAAGCCGAGCAGAAGGAGCGCGAAATAGCCTTCCAGGGCTACCAGATCAACACCGAACTGCTGAAGACCGCAGCCGCAGACTGCCTGGTCATGCACTGTCTGCCCGCTCATCGCAATGAGGAAATCACCGACGAGGTTATCGAGGGGCCGCACTCCATTGTGTTCGATGAAGCGGAAAACCGTCTGCACGTGCAAAAAGCCATTCTGGCCACTCTGATGCAATAG
- a CDS encoding NUDIX domain-containing protein, translated as MEFKKQQAIKTSVVACVIDENERVLLTRRCIEPFCSLWVMPGGKIDHGESILAALHREVREEVGIEIHVEGLIDVFEHIDVGDRKDHFVILYYRAVPLSLELSPNGDECTEAIWALKNCLPKMALPPGGRHILTQVFPDLPWEQPRPADLDLNEELPGGQLTSSSQN; from the coding sequence ATGGAATTCAAAAAACAACAGGCCATCAAAACCTCCGTCGTCGCTTGCGTCATCGACGAGAACGAACGCGTGCTGCTGACGCGGCGCTGCATCGAGCCTTTCTGCAGCCTGTGGGTCATGCCCGGCGGCAAAATCGATCATGGCGAGTCGATTCTGGCGGCGTTGCACCGCGAGGTGCGCGAGGAAGTGGGCATCGAGATCCACGTTGAGGGCCTCATCGATGTCTTTGAACACATCGATGTCGGCGACCGTAAGGATCATTTCGTCATTCTTTACTACCGCGCCGTGCCTTTAAGCCTTGAGCTTTCACCCAACGGCGACGAATGCACCGAAGCCATCTGGGCCCTCAAGAACTGTTTGCCGAAAATGGCCCTGCCGCCGGGTGGCCGCCACATCCTCACCCAGGTGTTCCCCGATCTGCCCTGGGAGCAGCCACGTCCCGCCGATCTTGACCTGAACGAGGAACTTCCCGGCGGGCAACTCACATCCTCCAGCCAGAACTGA